One window of Camelina sativa cultivar DH55 chromosome 4, Cs, whole genome shotgun sequence genomic DNA carries:
- the LOC104781696 gene encoding protein GIGAS CELL1-like — protein sequence MPEARDRIERPIDYSVIFANRRSNGVLLDVPDSQLRLIQSPVLRLPSDSPGPGSIGRGSLVRTGGGIGRGNFSTWRPGNGRAGHTPFRLAEERENMPMVAARRGRGRASRSPLPYWYPRTPLRDITHTMRAIERRRAAGMRVDDGRDVEIPTHQQVGVLESPVPVSGEDKCSMETPGPSVGIKRSCPPSTARVHKMLLDITKEIAEEEAGFITPEKKLLNSIDKVEKIVMKEIQKMKCTPQAKREEREKKVRTLMSMR from the exons ATGCCAGAAGCAAGAGACAGAATCGAGAGGCCAATTGATTACTCGGTTATATTTGCCAACAGAAGGAGTAACGGTGTGTTACTTGACGTCCCAGATTCACAGCTCAGATTGATTCAGTCTCCGGTTCTGAGATTGCCATCGGATTCTCCAGGACCTGGTTCAATTGGTCGAGGATCTTTGGTTAGAACAGGCGGCGGTATTGGGAGAGGCAATTTCAGTACATGGAGACCTGGTAATGGGAGAGCTGGTCACACGCCGTTTAGATTAGCAGAGGAAAGAGAGAATATGCCAATGGTGGCTGCTAGACGTGGGAGAGGTCGTGCTTCACGGAGTCCGTTGCCTTATTGGTACCCCAGAACGCCTCTACGTGATATTACTCACACTATGAGG GCTattgagagaagaagagcagCTGGGATGAGAGTAGACGATGGCCGAGATGTTGAGATCCCAACTCATCAACAAGTTGGTGTTCTTGAATCTCCAGTACCAGTGTCAGGAGAAGACAAATGCTCAATGGAGACTCCTGGTCCATCTGTGGGAATCAAGCGTAGTTGCCCACCTTCAACTGCTAGAGTTCATAAGATGTTGCTTGACATCACTAAAGAGATCGCTGAGGAAGAAGCAGGATTCATCACACCCGAGAAGAAGCTACTCAATTCTATTGACAAAGTAGAGAAGATTGTGATGAAGGAGATCCAGAAAATGAAGTGCACTCCTCAAGCGAAGAGGGAAGAGCGGGAGAAAAAGGTGCGGACTCTTATGTCAATGCGATGA
- the LOC104781697 gene encoding SUMO-conjugating enzyme SCE1, translating to MASGIARGRLAEERKSWRKNHPHGFVAKPETGPDGTVNLMVWHCTIPGKAGTDWEGGFFPLTMHFSEDYPSKPPKCKFPQGFFHPNVYPSGTVCLSILNEDYGWRPAITVKQILVGIQDLLDTPNPADPAQTDGYHLFCQDPVEYKKRVKLQSKQYPAIV from the exons atggctAGTGGAATCGCTCGTGGTCGTTTAGCTGAAGAGAGGAAATCGTGGAGGAAGAATCATCCTCAT ggttttgtggcGAAGCCAGAGACGGGGCCTGATGGTACTGTGAATCTAATGGTGTGGCATTGCACTATACCTGGTAAAGCTGGG ACTGATTGGGAAGGTGGATTCTTTCCATTAACGATGCACTTCAGTGAGGACTATCCAAGCAAACCTCCGAAATGCAAATTCCCTCAAGGGTTTTTCCACCCTAATGTCTATCCATCTGGAACTGTTTGTCTCTCCATCCTTAACGAGGACTAC GGATGGAGACCAGCCATCACCGTGAAGCAGATTCTTGTTGGTATTCAGGATTTACTTGACACGCCTAATCCCGCTGACCCTGCACAGACTGATGGCTATCATCTCTTCTGTCAG GATCCAGTTGAGTACAAGAAAAGGGTTAAGCTGCAGTCCAAGCAGTATCCTGCTATTGTCTAA